GGCTCCCGTGTTGGAGTGGTACGCCCTCCTGACGGAGGGATTTCAGAAGGGGCGATTGGCCCAGGAACAGCAGGTGCAGACCCTGCAGAACGTAAAACGATGGGTGAGTGACACCCTGACGCCGATGTTGGCGGTCATTTGTGCCACCCCTGGAGGGGAAGAATGGCTACTGAACGAAATTGTCAGGGGCATCTCCAGGTGGAAGGACCGACACCGGAGCTTGCTCAAACAGCCCAATCGGTTTCACACATCGTCTGCCGGCGACCACGCGGGCAGTCCATGGTAGGGGGACTGGGGGTGTCGAGAGACTCCCCCGGTGTATCTGCATATGCTCACCGTCAAAGAGCTCTCGGCCTGGCTCAACATCAAACAATCCACACTCTATCTCTGGGTTTCCCAAAATAGGATTCCTTGTCGTCGCATTCATGGCCTCGTCCGCTTTGAACCTGAGGCCATCCAGGCATGGCTGAACGGCTTCGCTGCCACACCCACTCACAGGCCTCCTTGCGTGTCCCGGCGTAAAGCTGGTGACGTAGACCACCTCATTGAAGCGGCTAAACGTGCCGTCTATACTTCCCGCCACGGGGAAACCAGACCAACAGCGAGCCCTCTTGGAAAGGAGAACGATAATGGGGCTCGTTAAGCGAGGGAATATTTGGTGGATGAATATTGTGTTTCAAGGGAAACGAATTCGCCGGTCTACAGGGTCATCGAATCGAGCCTTAGCGGACGCCATCATGGCGAAAGTCAAAGTGCAATTGATCGAGGGGCAGTATTTCGACCGGGCGGAGGAACAATCTCGGACCTTCGCGGAATTGATGGATCGTTTTGAGCGAGAACATCTCGTGAAATTGGCCAGCCGACAAACCGGGC
This genomic interval from Fimbriimonadaceae bacterium contains the following:
- a CDS encoding helix-turn-helix domain-containing protein — its product is MLTVKELSAWLNIKQSTLYLWVSQNRIPCRRIHGLVRFEPEAIQAWLNGFAATPTHRPPCVSRRKAGDVDHLIEAAKRAVYTSRHGETRPTASPLGKENDNGAR